The sequence tggtcagggctggaagggacctcaaagctcagccagtcccaacccccctgccatgggcagggacacctcacactgcagcaggttgctcacagccacctccagcctggctgcaaacacctccagggatgaggctgccaccacctccctgggcaacctgtgccaggctctcaccaccctcatgggaacaacttcttcctcacagccaatctcaatctacctgcttctagttttgctccatcccccccagtcctatcactccctgacaccctcaaaagtccctccccagctttcttgtagccccctgcagatcctggaaggccacaattaggtctcctttgagccttctcttctccagcctgcacaaccccaactccttcagtctgtcctcacagcagagcagctccagccctctgctcctcctcgtggccctgctctgggcacatTTAAGAACAGTAAAAGGCCTTTACCCTGGGAGATATGCAGAAGTTCCTTGGCAATTAACACCTTTTTTATGTTTAGCCCCCCTACCCAAGTGCACGAAAGCCTCCCTAGTCACTCAGTGGGTATGTAATTTTCCACTCCCTTTTCTTGTAGGGATTTAGCTTGGAACAAAATTAAAATTATtcaccccaaagccttctcctctttaCCATCTCTGATCAAACTGTAAGTATTTGGATACCTTTTACTTTCAGATTATCACATTCATTGTTTTCCTTGCAAGCAATGTAATAACCTGGCTCCCCAGCAGAGACTGAGGCTCTCACTATCCTCTGGTCTGTTGAATCAGTATCTGAGTGCCTGCTTGCTTGTACTGCACCAGTGCCCCTAAGTATGATGGCACAGCTGCATCTAACACTGTGTaaccagaggggtttggggcccAGGGAGAGGATCAGGTCATCTGCAAtccttatagaatcacagaactgtcagggttggaagggacctcaaggatcagccagtcccagcccccctgccatggccagggacacctcacactgcagcaggttgctcacagccacctccagcctggctgcaaacacctccaggcaggaggcttccaccacctccctgggcagcctgtgccaggctctcaccaccctcatggggaacaacttcttcctcacatccaatctcaatctacccattccctgagacattgagaggctggagggggtccaaagggcaataaagctggggaagggtctggagaaccaggctggtgaggagcagctgagggagctgggttgtttagtctgatgaaaagcaggctgaggggagacctcatcactctctacaactacctgaaaggaggctgtagagaggttggtgttggcctcttctcacaggtcacaggaggaaatggcatcaagttatgccaggggagATGTAGGTTAGACATTGGGAACACCTTCTGTACTGAAATGGTTATCAaagacctgcacaggctgcccagggaaggggttgAATGGCCAGCCCTGGAAGTGTATAAAAGCCATCTAGATGTGGTGCTCAAGGCTATGGTGTAGTAGTAGCCCTGgaagagttagataatggttggattgcgatgatgttaaaggtctttcccaaccatgGTGATTCAGTGTGTGCCATTCTGTGCTTCAGGACTAAGGAACTGGATTCAGAATTAAATAAGAAACattttacacacacagagagaatatTTCCTGCCATGCTAGTCTCAAaatggaagagagagggagaaacagAGAACAGAATGCTCCTGGACTTCCTCCTCTCATTACTTTACCCTGGCTCCTGGATGACTGCCCCTTTCTTGTTCACCTGTCCCAAGTCACATATCCATGTTCATCTGTGCATACAAACCTCAGCATGGATCTGTCACtttgacctgctccagcccagacTCATCCTACCCTGAAATCCACATCTTCTCTGGCCACCTGTGAAGCTTacagggcagctgtgccctccAGCATCCCACTGAGTCTTTTAAACTGGGGGGAagctgttctggtgctggctgccttggACTCAATCTGCTGAACAGATCTTTTAGACCATTtgctggtctccaaactggcaCTGTGCTTGCTTGGAGTCCAGGCTGTTGCTGTTAGTCTGAGCCATGACAggatataggataggataggataggataggataggataggataggataggataggataggataggataggataggataggatagaattgaattgaccaggttggaaaagacctttgagatcatccagtccaacctatcacccaacaccatctcatcaactaaaccatggcaccaagtgcctcagccaggctcttcctaaacacctccaggcttggggactccaccacctccctgggcagcacatcccaatggccagtctttcttgctgggaagaacttcttcctaacctccagcctaaacctcccctggtgcagctttgctctgctgaatgtggcctcttgttctgatgaGGTCACTTTTGATTGAGTTAGGAAGGTGTAAGCTGTTTCTCCAATGTCTCACCTGTGTTGCTGAACACTCCTAAGCTGAGTTTTATTTGCTGTTGTGCAGGGATGTGTCATCCAACCTTTTGTCCTCTTTTCCTGTGACGGGGCTGCATGGCTTAACTCATTTAAAATTGACAGGAAATCgtgccctgcagagcttgaTATCATCTGAGAGCTTCCCAGAACTCAAGTGAGTACTCTCCTGAAAGCAAAGAAGCCACTCTCGTGTCTGGGTGCAGGGGAAGGTGTGTCAGTGGGCAATGTGTGCTGCCTCACACGGGCAGCCTCTGATCTGTGCTCCTGCAACTAAAGCAAATATGATCAAAATGATAATAGGCTTCTTTTATTGTGCTCACTTCCAACTGAAGGAACTGTGAAGGCTTTTGAAATATTAACCCCAGCCCTTGCTTCATGTGAGCCACATCTGCTTCCTGCTGAGGTGTTTCAGAACCCGCACAGCTGGCAGCTTACTTAcatgtccttcttctgctggatGGTGCTTACAGGGCCTACATTACACCTCATGGGAACACAGCTAATATCAAGGGAAGAACATACTCCTGAAGTTAGAACCATAGccatacaatcacagaactgtcagggttggaagggaccccaaggctcagccagtcccaacccccctgccatgggcagggacacctcacactgcagcaggttgctcacagccacatccagcctggctgcaaacacctccaggcaggaggcttccaccacctccctgggcaacctgtgccaggctctcaccaccctcatggggaacaactccttcctaacatccaatctcaacctacccacttccagttttggtCCATATGTTCCACTGGAACTTGCTCAAGGAAACTTCATTGTCCCTATACTAAAATCAGTCTAGGAGCCCTCTGCATTTCTCCTGTGGAATTCTTTTTGTGACTCCTCATTACCAGGACTGATTTTTCACCCATGGATGATTCTCCTTCAGCTGTGGTTATTGAAACAGGCTTCTTTGTGCTAGCAGTGGAGTCCAGTGAGTGCTGCTAGCCCATGTCCTGCCATGCTTCCTTGTTCTTCCACAGGGTCATGGAAATGCCTTATGCTTACCAGTGCTGTGCCTTTGGAGCTTGTGAGAGCCACTACAAACTGCCCAGCCAGTGGAGCAAAGATGAGAACAGCAGCATTGATGATCTGCACAGGAAGGATGCTGGCTTGTTGCAAATTCAAGGTGATTGCCATCCTTGGGCTATAAatctgcctgcaggctgtgagcagcctgtgaTGTTAAACCaattcacagtaccacagtacattacaggtgggaagggacccccagagatcatccaggccaaccccctgccagagcagcatcacccagggcagtccacacaggaatgcatccaggtggggttggaaaggctccagaggaggagactccacaacctctctgggcagcctgctccagggctccaacaccctcacaccaaagaagtttctcctcatcttgagctgaaaccttctctggtcaagtttgtctccattgctccttagcttattgctgtgcaccacccacaagagcttggccccctccccttgacccccagccctcagctgttgataggcattgatcagatcccctctcagccttctcttctccagactcaacagccccagggctctcagtctctcttcacaggggagatgctcaagtcccctgagcatcctcctggctctcccttggcctctctccagcaggtctctgtctgtctggagctggggagcccagaactggacccaggattgcagtATCAAACCTGGGTCTCTTTTCCCACACAGATGAGCGTGACTTTGAAGATTTTTTCCTTGACTTCGAAGAAGATTTGAAAGCTCATCATCACTCAGTGCAGTGCTCTCCTTCCCCAGGTATGAAACTGCCAGACACAGTATTCCCAGAGATGCAGACCAAACTCTGAGCTTAGGACAGCAGCCTGATGCTTTGCCATGTGATAAATGCAAATCCATACAGCAACCTCACATTTGTGCATCACAGTCCAGAAAACTGTTGGGCTACTCAACTCATCGATGAGTGGAAGGAAGGTtttatagactcacagaattgtcaggggtggaaggcacctcacggagcagccagttccaacccctaaaGCTGCCCCCCCGGATTTCCCTTGCCCTCTTTTGGTGCTGTCATTTCAGGTCCCTTCAAGCCCTGCGACCACCTCTTTGGCAGCTGGCTGATCCGAGTCGGCGTCTGGGCCATCGTGGGGCTGACCGTGGTGTGCAACGCGCTGGTGTCGGCCACCGTGTTCCGGtctgcctcctctctgtccTCCGTAAAGCTGCTGATCGGCCTCATCGCCCTCGTCAACGCGCTGATGGGGCTGGCCAGCGGGGTGCTGGCCGGCGTGGACGCGGCCACCTTCGGCAGCTTCGCCGCGTACGGAGCGGAGTGGGAGAGCGGCGCCGGCTGCCAGCTGACCGGGCTGCTCTCCGGCTTCGCTTCGCAGGCTTCCGTCTTCCTGCTCACCCTGGCGGCGCTGGAGCGCGCCCTCGCCGCCAGGCAGGCTGCCAAGCTTGCGGCCGGCCCCTCGGCTGCCGGCCTCAGGGCGGGCATCGTCCTCTGCCTGGCCTTGGCTCTGAGCGTGGCGGTGATCCCGCTGCTCACGGGCAGCCAGTACGGCCTCTCCCcgctctgcctgcccctgcccttcgGAGAGCCTCCCGCCATGGGCTACATGGTGGCGCTGGTGCTGCTCAACTCCCTGTGCTTCCTGGTGATGACTGTTGCTTACACGAAGCTCTactgcagcttggagaagggagAGCTGGACAGCCTTTGGGATTGCTCCATGGTCAAGCACATAGCCTTGCTGCTCTTTACTAATTGCATTCTCTACTGCCCCGTAGCCTTCTTGTCTTTTTCCTCCTTACTAAACCTCACCTTTATCAGCCCAGAGGTGATTAAGTCGATACTGCTAGTGATTGTCCCGCTGCCTGCATGTCTAAACCCTCTCCTTTATATATTCTTCAATCCACACTTCAAGGAGGACTTGGGAAGCCTGCAAAAGCAAACGCTGCTATGGAGGAGATCAAAACACACCAGCCTGATCTCTGTGAATTCAGAAGACATAGAAAAGCAGTCCTGTGACTCAACCCAAGCCTTGGTAACCTTCACAAGTGCCAGCATATCGTATGACGTGCCCGCCGGCAGCTCACTGGTGCCATCCTCTCACCAAATGACAGAGAGCTGCAAGCTCTCGGCGGTCGCGTTTGTTCCCTGCCGCTAGCCCGGGTGGCCACGCAGGAAGTGCCTACGTTTACAGATGGTTTTTAAGCCCAAAAGTAagcatggatgtggtgcctacaggctggagagtgcCTCTAAGTTATTGTTACACagagactgcagcaggctgaagaTCCAACCCTTGAGCCTTCTCGGCCTGCTGCTGAAACGCTGGGATGGAGAGAGAAACTGGGAGCTCCTCCTGTTTGTGCCCTCTGTATCAGCTGCTCTCTTTTAAAGTAGCACTACTCAGAGAGGGCATCAGTTGGTCAAGAGCCAGCACCCCATGGCAGAGTGGtaagcttttctctttttctcccaagTATCACCTGATACAGGATGTTTTCAGGGGCAGAGGGGGTTTGCCTGGTCACTGGCATTTGGGTTTAGCGACAGCTTGTCGGCGTGCCGTGATCATTTTTACAAGTGCCTGTGCGTGGCCCTCCTTCAGCAAGGTCTCTGAGTGGAAAAGGAGAGCTGTCCAAGTCCTAAAGGTTTCTGCAGAGTAGTTCCATGTTTGATA is a genomic window of Dryobates pubescens isolate bDryPub1 chromosome Z, bDryPub1.pri, whole genome shotgun sequence containing:
- the LGR5 gene encoding leucine-rich repeat-containing G-protein coupled receptor 5, with protein sequence MATFRAASAFLLLLLFCLTGLRRGARGGGQRPRGCPAPCRCEQEGMLVRADCSDLGLTAVPDNLSVFTSYLDLSMNNITKLPSSPVHNLRFLEELRLAGNGLTSIPKGAFAGLFSLKVLMLQNNQLRQVPTEALQNLRSLQSLRLDANHINYVPPNCFDGLVSLRHLWLDDNSLTEIPVQAFRSLPALQAMTLALNKIHFIPDYAFGNLSSLVVLHLHNNRIYSLGKKCFDGLHSLETLDLNYNSLDEFPTAIRTLTNLKELGFHSNNIKSIPERAFVGNPSLITIHFYDNPIQLVGKSAFQHLPELRTLTLNGASQITEFPDLTGTTSLESLTLTGAQITSLPTSACDQLPNLQVLDLSYNLLEDLPCFTACKRLQKIDLHHNEIGEIKAETFRQLAALRSLDLAWNKIKIIHPKAFSSLPSLIKLDVSSNLLSSFPVTGLHGLTHLKLTGNRALQSLISSESFPELKVMEMPYAYQCCAFGACESHYKLPSQWSKDENSSIDDLHRKDAGLLQIQDERDFEDFFLDFEEDLKAHHHSVQCSPSPGPFKPCDHLFGSWLIRVGVWAIVGLTVVCNALVSATVFRSASSLSSVKLLIGLIALVNALMGLASGVLAGVDAATFGSFAAYGAEWESGAGCQLTGLLSGFASQASVFLLTLAALERALAARQAAKLAAGPSAAGLRAGIVLCLALALSVAVIPLLTGSQYGLSPLCLPLPFGEPPAMGYMVALVLLNSLCFLVMTVAYTKLYCSLEKGELDSLWDCSMVKHIALLLFTNCILYCPVAFLSFSSLLNLTFISPEVIKSILLVIVPLPACLNPLLYIFFNPHFKEDLGSLQKQTLLWRRSKHTSLISVNSEDIEKQSCDSTQALVTFTSASISYDVPAGSSLVPSSHQMTESCKLSAVAFVPCR